From the Anaeromyxobacter sp. genome, one window contains:
- the dapF gene encoding diaminopimelate epimerase yields the protein MSTLRFVKYQGLGNDFVLVEGPLMDAARARRLCDRRRGVGADGVLTVLPPTTPGAAATMHIYNSDGSVAAMCGNGIRCLARHLAETRDLHGELLIDTDAGPKACTIHRDAAGRVEAVSVEMGPARVEGTEDFTVGRERLRAVRISMGNPHAVLFDDPDRGRACEVGPVIERAVPGGVNVGFARPGPSGIDLVVWERGSGLTEACGTGACAAAVASVRAGQAPTGVPVEVRLPGGPLLVTVGPDLTRVTMRGPAERAFEGETGL from the coding sequence GTGTCCACCCTCCGCTTCGTGAAGTACCAGGGGCTCGGCAACGACTTCGTGCTGGTCGAGGGCCCGCTCATGGACGCCGCCCGGGCCCGCCGCCTCTGCGACCGGCGCCGCGGCGTCGGCGCCGACGGGGTGCTCACGGTGCTGCCCCCCACCACCCCGGGCGCGGCCGCCACCATGCACATCTACAACTCGGACGGCTCGGTGGCCGCCATGTGCGGCAACGGCATCCGCTGCCTGGCCCGCCACCTGGCCGAGACCCGCGACCTGCACGGCGAGCTCCTCATCGACACCGACGCGGGCCCGAAGGCCTGCACCATCCACCGCGACGCGGCCGGCCGGGTGGAGGCCGTCTCGGTGGAGATGGGGCCGGCCCGGGTGGAGGGCACCGAGGACTTCACGGTGGGGCGCGAGCGGCTCCGGGCGGTGCGCATCTCCATGGGCAACCCGCACGCGGTGCTCTTCGACGACCCGGACCGCGGCCGCGCCTGCGAGGTGGGCCCGGTCATCGAGCGCGCCGTGCCGGGCGGCGTCAACGTGGGCTTCGCCCGGCCGGGCCCCTCCGGCATCGATCTGGTGGTCTGGGAGCGCGGCTCGGGGCTCACCGAGGCCTGCGGCACCGGCGCCTGCGCCGCCGCGGTGGCCTCGGTCCGCGCCGGCCAGGCCCCCACCGGCGTGCCGGTGGAGGTCCGCCTGCCGGGCGGCCCGCTGCTCGTCACCGTGGGCCCGGACCTCACCCGCGTCACCATGCGGGGGCCCGCCGAGCGGGCCTTCGAGGGCGAGACCGGGCTCTGA
- a CDS encoding PilZ domain-containing protein gives MQEPNDDRRDSQRVPFRFQVRERELGGSFEEHQGNLSIGGVYFAGFHPTTGAVVELRFMVPGYDHEVLATGEVLRISRDGAQFGTHIRFTEIPLEAELALARFFQAGVQAVE, from the coding sequence ATGCAGGAGCCGAACGACGACCGCCGCGACAGCCAACGGGTGCCCTTCCGCTTCCAGGTGCGGGAGCGGGAGCTGGGCGGCTCGTTCGAGGAGCACCAGGGCAACCTGTCCATCGGCGGCGTCTACTTCGCCGGCTTCCACCCGACCACCGGCGCCGTGGTGGAGCTGCGCTTCATGGTGCCCGGCTACGACCACGAGGTGCTGGCCACCGGCGAGGTGCTGCGCATCTCGCGCGACGGGGCCCAGTTCGGCACCCACATCCGCTTCACCGAGATCCCGCTGGAGGCCGAGCTGGCCCTGGCCCGCTTCTTCCAGGCGGGCGTCCAGGCGGTGGAGTGA
- a CDS encoding DUF4388 domain-containing protein, which translates to MPPVKKLLVVDADPETVRLLAPSLRQRGYQVHAAHDGPRALQVAILRFPDLVLLDEHTPLLDPRTFIRILRTNPRTERIPVVLMGTAPETDRARLGAWLQKPLQLDQVLARVEQAFRRADAARAAGESQDLEGNLAQLPLPDLLQILAVNRKSGRLVVEREGERAEVVLREGRVVDAALGPVVAEKALWRLLSRREGQFTFSPSAATGPERIDRRLDDLLLEGLRQADELAALLPSLPPPQDRLELVDGAATLPAGLHPVTEEVVALLSAPRTFVEVLDRCHASDLEAARAVAALLERGFARRRPAAPPEAAVALLAPHELHALRARVVRGRSSGPQVVGKVVVAGGGPAERQAAAARFATVPGFQATPGAAGAEDFGTLGRLTLGDGVRVDLVALPASPADRPLWRPFAAGAVGALVLLPAEGAAALLEELGRAQRLPLVVCGAAGDAALAGLVGSPGGVAFEGSDAAEALRALLAGAAVRLASY; encoded by the coding sequence ATGCCCCCGGTGAAGAAGCTGCTCGTGGTGGACGCCGACCCGGAGACGGTGCGCCTGCTGGCCCCGTCGCTGCGCCAGCGCGGCTACCAGGTGCACGCCGCCCACGACGGCCCGCGCGCGCTGCAGGTGGCCATCCTGCGCTTCCCGGACCTGGTGCTGCTCGACGAGCACACCCCGCTGCTCGACCCGCGCACCTTCATCCGCATCCTGCGCACCAACCCGCGCACCGAGCGGATCCCGGTGGTGCTGATGGGCACCGCCCCGGAGACCGACCGGGCCCGCCTGGGCGCCTGGCTGCAGAAGCCGCTGCAGCTCGACCAGGTGCTGGCCCGGGTGGAGCAGGCCTTCCGCCGCGCCGACGCGGCCCGCGCCGCCGGCGAGAGCCAGGACCTGGAGGGCAACCTGGCGCAGCTGCCGCTGCCCGACCTGCTCCAGATCCTGGCGGTCAACCGCAAGTCGGGCCGGCTGGTGGTGGAGCGCGAGGGCGAGCGGGCCGAGGTGGTGCTGCGCGAGGGCCGGGTGGTGGACGCCGCGCTCGGGCCGGTGGTGGCGGAGAAGGCGCTGTGGCGGCTCTTGTCGCGCCGCGAGGGGCAGTTCACCTTCTCCCCCAGCGCCGCCACCGGGCCGGAGCGCATCGACCGCCGGCTCGACGACCTGCTGCTGGAGGGGCTGCGCCAGGCCGACGAGCTGGCGGCCCTGCTGCCCTCCCTGCCGCCGCCGCAGGACCGGCTGGAGCTGGTGGACGGGGCCGCCACGCTGCCGGCCGGGCTGCACCCGGTCACCGAGGAGGTGGTGGCGCTGCTCTCGGCGCCGCGCACCTTCGTGGAGGTGCTGGACCGCTGCCACGCCAGCGACCTCGAGGCGGCCCGCGCCGTGGCCGCCCTGCTGGAGCGCGGCTTCGCCCGGCGCCGCCCGGCCGCGCCGCCCGAGGCCGCGGTGGCCCTGCTGGCGCCGCACGAGCTGCACGCCCTGCGCGCCCGGGTGGTGCGCGGCCGCTCCTCGGGGCCGCAGGTGGTGGGCAAGGTGGTGGTGGCGGGCGGCGGGCCGGCCGAGCGCCAGGCGGCGGCGGCGCGCTTCGCCACCGTGCCGGGGTTCCAGGCCACGCCCGGCGCGGCCGGCGCGGAGGACTTCGGCACGCTGGGCCGCCTCACCCTGGGCGACGGCGTGCGGGTGGACCTGGTGGCGCTGCCGGCGTCGCCGGCCGACCGGCCGCTCTGGCGCCCCTTCGCCGCCGGGGCGGTGGGCGCGCTGGTGCTGCTGCCGGCCGAGGGCGCGGCGGCGCTGCTGGAGGAGCTGGGCCGGGCGCAGCGGCTGCCGCTGGTGGTGTGCGGCGCGGCCGGGGACGCGGCGCTGGCGGGGCTGGTCGGCTCGCCGGGCGGGGTGGCGTTCGAGGGGAGCGACGCGGCCGAGGCGCTGCGGGCCCTGCTGGCGGGCGCGGCCGTGCGGCTGGCCAGCTACTGA
- a CDS encoding insulinase family protein — protein MIALYVRAGSRHETAAVNGVSHFLEHLFFRGSQGWPDSVAMNAAVEAVGGNLNGVTARDHGCYYTPIHPDALGTGVAILGDLVQRPLLKEMEVEREVILEEILDEIDADGRDIDPDNLVKRLVFPGHPLGFKIGGTRETVKALRPRHVRAHLERFYTGANLVLAVAGPVRHAEVLDLAQRHLGGLPRGVRTEDRAPPPWPDAPGLQVVGHDDAQAELTIAFPCPPEHHPDYPAFLCIRRLLDDGLSSRLPFEIVEKRGLAYSLHCGLDTFADAGMLVVDGACAPRKVPLVVTEVLKVLADLAAGPVPEAELLRVQRRHRMSLAFSLDSPADLAGWYGAGEVLAAPEGFEARCRRVEAVTLADVQRVAAGAFTRRNLATVVVGQVGRRAEKALDKLAASGGPLA, from the coding sequence ATGATCGCCCTCTACGTGCGGGCCGGCTCGCGCCACGAGACCGCCGCGGTGAACGGCGTCTCGCACTTCCTGGAGCACCTCTTCTTCCGCGGCTCGCAGGGCTGGCCCGACTCGGTGGCGATGAACGCCGCGGTGGAGGCGGTGGGCGGCAACCTGAACGGCGTCACCGCCCGCGACCACGGCTGCTACTACACGCCCATCCACCCGGACGCCCTGGGCACCGGGGTGGCCATCCTGGGCGACCTGGTGCAGCGCCCGCTCCTCAAGGAGATGGAGGTGGAGCGCGAGGTGATCCTGGAGGAGATCCTCGACGAGATCGACGCCGACGGCCGCGACATCGACCCGGACAACCTGGTGAAGCGGCTGGTCTTCCCGGGCCACCCGCTCGGCTTCAAGATCGGCGGCACGCGCGAGACGGTGAAGGCGCTGCGCCCGCGCCACGTCCGGGCCCACCTGGAGCGCTTCTACACCGGCGCCAACCTGGTGCTGGCGGTGGCCGGGCCGGTGCGCCACGCCGAGGTGCTGGACCTGGCGCAGCGCCACCTGGGTGGCCTGCCGCGCGGGGTCCGCACCGAGGACCGCGCGCCGCCGCCCTGGCCCGACGCCCCGGGCCTGCAGGTGGTGGGCCACGACGACGCCCAGGCCGAGCTGACCATCGCCTTCCCCTGCCCGCCCGAGCACCACCCCGACTACCCCGCCTTCCTGTGCATCCGGCGGCTGCTCGACGACGGCCTCTCCTCGCGCCTGCCCTTCGAGATCGTGGAGAAGCGCGGCCTGGCCTACTCGCTCCACTGCGGCCTCGACACCTTCGCCGACGCCGGCATGCTGGTGGTGGACGGCGCCTGCGCCCCGCGCAAGGTGCCGCTGGTGGTGACCGAGGTCCTGAAGGTGCTGGCCGACCTGGCGGCCGGGCCGGTGCCGGAGGCCGAGCTGCTGCGGGTGCAGCGGCGCCACCGCATGTCGCTGGCCTTCTCGCTCGACAGCCCGGCCGACCTGGCCGGCTGGTACGGGGCCGGCGAGGTGCTGGCGGCGCCCGAGGGGTTCGAGGCGCGCTGCCGCCGGGTGGAGGCCGTCACCCTGGCCGACGTGCAGCGGGTGGCCGCCGGCGCCTTCACGCGGCGCAACCTGGCGACGGTGGTGGTGGGCCAGGTGGGGCGGCGGGCCGAGAAGGCGCTCGACAAGCTGGCGGCCAGCGGCGGTCCGCTCGCTTGA
- a CDS encoding response regulator, giving the protein MATGRVLIVDDERFFRELYGEVLSAAGHQVRAAASGEEALVRLGEERFDLLLTDLVMPGLDGISLAREARARDPGLEVVAVTGRDDSRLAVSAMKAGCADFLLKPVDQEELAAVVGKALSRARLGREHGQLLADNLEFVKRQALYRDSLAILGTLDLEKLQDLALQVLARVTDAQGAALWIADDKGQLTLRAYRGLVDRAALPARLDPKAPPFAAALEQGQVLQAPGAPHGEACYVPLTADGEPLGLALLSDRARGRFGGDEQAAALAVADFTAIAVRNARRFQALERIGLRDRDTGAYNLAYFVDYAGKEFYKSRRYGRAFSLVVVAVDNVEQLRKAGGREPYRRAMRDLVAAVSRVVRDADILAKVSEGEYYVLLPETDAFGALMFLRRAAEEVRGEASIRALEERAPVLLSMGAATFPKDGEDFDELLHWARARVEAQRASLVRRLHLGDLGKAAFWELCDLLLGDGVRLPDGAPSSRQPADPARFEAAQREAAREIARDPRARGLLYLGTSGGRSREVVLAALPPGDAAGRAGDATVRVTLLGPRGGAAPVDHPLVTEVFLDGDQRLAGHQVLLFLTEHSAYAHLTGPGGRSFQTSDAPLVDLLVSRLQALYDLQPV; this is encoded by the coding sequence ATGGCCACCGGGCGGGTGCTGATCGTCGACGACGAGCGGTTCTTCCGGGAGCTGTACGGCGAGGTGCTGTCCGCCGCCGGCCACCAGGTGCGCGCCGCGGCCTCGGGCGAGGAGGCGCTGGTGCGCCTGGGCGAGGAGCGCTTCGACCTGCTCCTCACCGATCTCGTCATGCCGGGCCTGGACGGCATCTCGCTGGCCCGCGAGGCCCGCGCCCGCGACCCCGGCCTGGAGGTGGTGGCGGTCACCGGCCGCGACGACTCCCGCCTGGCGGTCTCGGCCATGAAGGCGGGCTGCGCCGACTTCCTGCTCAAGCCGGTGGACCAGGAGGAGCTGGCGGCGGTGGTGGGCAAGGCGCTCTCCCGCGCCCGCCTCGGCCGCGAGCACGGCCAGCTGCTGGCCGACAACCTGGAGTTCGTGAAGCGCCAGGCCCTCTACCGCGACAGCCTGGCCATCCTGGGCACGCTGGATCTCGAGAAGCTGCAGGACCTGGCCCTGCAGGTGCTGGCCCGCGTCACCGACGCCCAGGGGGCGGCCCTCTGGATCGCCGACGACAAGGGGCAGCTCACCCTGCGCGCCTACCGCGGCCTGGTGGACCGGGCCGCCCTGCCGGCCCGCCTCGACCCCAAGGCGCCGCCCTTCGCGGCCGCCCTGGAGCAGGGCCAGGTGCTGCAGGCGCCGGGCGCGCCGCACGGCGAGGCCTGCTACGTGCCGCTCACCGCCGACGGCGAGCCGCTCGGCCTGGCGCTCCTCTCCGACCGGGCCCGCGGCCGCTTCGGCGGCGACGAGCAGGCGGCGGCCCTGGCGGTGGCCGACTTCACCGCCATCGCGGTGCGCAACGCCCGCCGCTTCCAGGCGCTGGAGCGCATCGGCCTGCGCGACCGCGACACCGGCGCCTACAACCTGGCCTACTTCGTCGACTACGCCGGCAAGGAGTTCTACAAGTCGCGCCGCTACGGCCGGGCCTTCTCGCTGGTGGTGGTGGCGGTGGACAACGTGGAGCAGCTGCGCAAGGCGGGCGGCCGCGAGCCCTACCGGCGCGCCATGCGCGACCTGGTGGCGGCGGTCTCGCGGGTGGTGCGCGACGCCGACATCCTGGCCAAGGTCTCGGAGGGCGAGTACTACGTGCTCCTGCCGGAGACCGACGCCTTCGGGGCGCTCATGTTCCTCCGGCGCGCCGCCGAGGAGGTGCGCGGCGAGGCCAGCATCCGCGCGCTGGAGGAGCGCGCCCCGGTGCTGCTCTCCATGGGCGCGGCCACCTTCCCGAAGGACGGGGAGGACTTCGACGAGCTCCTGCACTGGGCCCGGGCCCGCGTGGAGGCGCAGCGGGCCTCCCTGGTGCGCCGGCTCCACCTGGGCGACCTCGGCAAGGCGGCCTTCTGGGAGCTGTGCGACCTGCTGCTGGGCGACGGCGTGCGCCTGCCGGACGGCGCCCCGTCGTCGCGCCAGCCGGCCGACCCGGCCCGCTTCGAGGCGGCCCAGCGCGAGGCGGCCCGCGAGATCGCCCGCGACCCGCGCGCCCGCGGCCTGCTCTACCTGGGCACCTCCGGCGGCCGCTCGCGCGAGGTGGTGCTGGCGGCGCTCCCGCCGGGCGACGCGGCCGGCCGGGCCGGCGACGCCACGGTGCGCGTCACCCTGCTGGGCCCGCGCGGCGGGGCCGCCCCGGTGGACCACCCGCTGGTCACCGAGGTCTTCCTGGACGGCGACCAGCGCCTCGCCGGCCACCAGGTGCTGCTCTTCCTCACCGAGCACTCGGCCTACGCCCACCTGACCGGCCCGGGCGGCCGGTCGTTCCAGACCTCCGACGCCCCGCTGGTGGACCTCTTGGTGTCCCGCCTGCAGGCGCTCTACGACCTGCAGCCGGTGTGA
- the argE gene encoding acetylornithine deacetylase translates to MDLVPLLQALVRIDSTSTRPNGHVLDLLEAQLRPHGFELRRSRWTDADGVPKENLICRRGPEHAGGLAFIGHTDCVPFDPEWKEALAAPLRDGLVFGRGTADTKGFLAAAVTAAGRTAAGKVPLTLLFTADEEVGCLGAKQALAEGRIHPRHAIVGEPTSLVPVRAHKGYCAVEVEVRGVEGHSAYPEVGASAIHATGKLFGELEKIGLELKKKPDPAFEPPYTTWNVGVIEGGKARNIIAGSCRFSYEWRPLPGQDPRRALRLLEEACARLAEQSGGRITVDIAPLRVDAAAVTPPDAEIVRFLEGESGNKSTTVPFGTELPEVASMGAEGVVFGPGDIRVAHRTGEHVAVAELEKAADILTRAIERFCT, encoded by the coding sequence ATGGACCTCGTCCCCCTGCTGCAGGCGCTCGTCCGCATCGACTCCACCTCCACCCGCCCGAACGGGCACGTCCTCGACCTCCTCGAGGCGCAGCTCCGCCCGCACGGCTTCGAGCTGCGCCGCTCGCGCTGGACCGACGCCGACGGCGTGCCGAAGGAGAACCTGATCTGCCGCCGCGGCCCGGAGCACGCGGGCGGCCTGGCCTTCATCGGCCACACCGACTGCGTCCCCTTCGACCCGGAGTGGAAGGAGGCGCTGGCGGCGCCGCTGCGCGACGGCCTGGTCTTCGGCCGCGGCACGGCCGACACCAAGGGCTTCCTGGCCGCGGCGGTCACCGCCGCGGGCCGCACCGCCGCGGGCAAGGTGCCGCTCACCCTGCTCTTCACCGCCGACGAGGAGGTGGGCTGCCTGGGCGCCAAGCAGGCGCTGGCCGAGGGGCGCATCCACCCGCGCCACGCCATCGTGGGCGAGCCCACCAGCCTGGTGCCGGTGCGCGCCCACAAGGGCTACTGCGCGGTGGAGGTGGAGGTGCGCGGGGTGGAGGGGCACAGCGCCTACCCGGAGGTGGGCGCCTCGGCCATCCACGCCACGGGCAAGCTCTTCGGCGAGCTGGAGAAGATCGGCCTGGAGCTGAAGAAGAAGCCGGACCCGGCCTTCGAGCCGCCCTACACCACCTGGAACGTGGGGGTCATCGAGGGCGGCAAGGCCCGCAACATCATCGCGGGCAGCTGCCGCTTCAGCTACGAGTGGCGCCCGCTGCCGGGCCAGGACCCGCGCCGCGCCCTGCGCCTGCTGGAGGAGGCCTGCGCCCGCCTGGCCGAGCAGAGCGGCGGCCGCATCACGGTGGACATCGCGCCGCTGCGGGTGGACGCGGCGGCGGTGACCCCGCCGGACGCGGAGATCGTCCGCTTCCTGGAGGGCGAGAGCGGCAACAAGAGCACCACCGTGCCCTTCGGCACCGAGCTGCCGGAGGTGGCCTCCATGGGCGCGGAGGGGGTGGTCTTCGGCCCGGGCGACATCCGGGTGGCCCACCGCACCGGTGAGCACGTGGCGGTGGCGGAGCTGGAGAAGGCGGCGGACATCCTGACCCGGGCCATCGAGCGGTTCTGCACCTGA
- a CDS encoding hemerythrin family protein, with amino-acid sequence MEDRIRITWDKNLETGEPEIDGQHRELFARIDKLLAASREKRSREEVGQMLTFLGDYVVHHFAAEEAIMATADYPDVEAHRAEHARFVQEFGLLYREFKSEGPTVLFIIRVGNRVTGWLREHIYKTDRSLVDHLKKQR; translated from the coding sequence GTGGAAGACCGCATCCGCATCACCTGGGACAAGAACCTGGAGACCGGCGAGCCGGAGATCGACGGGCAGCACCGCGAGCTCTTCGCCCGCATCGACAAGCTCCTGGCCGCCTCGCGCGAGAAGCGCAGCCGCGAGGAGGTCGGGCAGATGCTCACCTTCCTGGGCGACTACGTGGTGCACCACTTCGCCGCGGAGGAGGCCATCATGGCCACCGCCGACTACCCCGACGTGGAGGCCCACCGCGCCGAGCACGCCCGCTTCGTGCAGGAGTTCGGCCTGCTCTACCGCGAGTTCAAGAGCGAGGGGCCCACGGTGCTGTTCATCATCCGGGTGGGCAACCGGGTGACCGGCTGGCTGCGGGAGCACATCTACAAGACCGACCGCTCGCTGGTGGACCACCTGAAGAAGCAGCGGTGA
- a CDS encoding purine-nucleoside phosphorylase, whose amino-acid sequence MTRHADLATRLEYAVAWVRGKTDSKPLVGVILGSGLGAFADRLLRPAHIPYQQIPGFPESRVAGHAGRLVVGELDGPDGPVAVAAMQGRVHGYEGWPAAEVAFGARVLCSLGVRALLVTNAAGGINPEYAPGELVRLTDHLNLTGQSPLTGPNDDRLGPRFPDLSEAYDRRLGQLLEEAARQVGLVLRQGVYAGVAGPAYETPAEIRMLRTMGADLVGMSTVHEVIAARHQGVPVAGLSVVTNLASGLSAARLSHEEVQLVADRATDRLTALLSAFLPLAAR is encoded by the coding sequence ATGACCCGACACGCCGACCTGGCGACCAGGCTGGAGTACGCCGTCGCCTGGGTGCGCGGCAAGACCGACTCGAAGCCGCTGGTGGGCGTCATCCTGGGCTCCGGCCTGGGGGCCTTCGCCGACCGGCTGCTCCGGCCGGCGCACATCCCGTACCAGCAGATCCCCGGCTTCCCGGAGTCGAGGGTGGCCGGCCACGCCGGGCGGCTGGTGGTGGGCGAGCTCGACGGGCCGGACGGCCCGGTGGCGGTGGCCGCCATGCAGGGGCGGGTCCACGGGTACGAGGGCTGGCCCGCCGCCGAGGTGGCCTTCGGCGCCCGGGTGCTCTGCTCGCTGGGCGTGCGCGCCCTGCTGGTCACCAACGCGGCCGGCGGCATCAACCCGGAGTACGCCCCGGGCGAGCTGGTGCGGCTGACCGACCACCTCAACCTGACCGGCCAGAGCCCGCTCACCGGCCCCAACGACGACAGGCTGGGGCCGCGCTTCCCCGACCTGAGCGAGGCCTACGACCGGCGGCTCGGCCAGCTGCTCGAGGAGGCGGCCCGCCAGGTCGGCCTGGTGCTGCGCCAGGGGGTCTACGCCGGGGTGGCCGGGCCGGCCTACGAGACCCCGGCCGAGATCCGCATGCTGCGGACCATGGGCGCCGACCTGGTGGGCATGTCCACGGTGCACGAGGTGATCGCGGCGCGCCACCAGGGGGTGCCGGTGGCCGGGCTGTCGGTGGTCACCAACCTGGCTAGCGGGCTCTCGGCGGCCCGCCTGAGCCACGAGGAGGTGCAGCTGGTGGCGGACCGCGCCACGGACCGGCTGACCGCCCTGCTGAGCGCCTTCCTGCCGCTGGCGGCGCGCTGA
- a CDS encoding cytidine deaminase, protein MAAWLAGQARAARRRAYAPYSEFQVGAALLASGHLHTGCNVENASYGLTVCAERNAVGAMVAAGHRRLEAVAVASATTPPTPPCGMCLQTLAEFAGPDLPVVLSGARGARVETTLGALLPQAFGRRFL, encoded by the coding sequence CTGGCCGCCTGGCTGGCCGGCCAGGCCCGCGCCGCCCGCAGGCGCGCCTACGCGCCCTACTCGGAGTTCCAGGTGGGGGCGGCGCTGCTGGCCAGCGGCCACCTGCACACCGGCTGCAACGTGGAGAACGCCAGCTACGGGCTCACCGTGTGCGCCGAGCGGAACGCCGTCGGCGCCATGGTGGCCGCCGGCCACCGCCGGCTGGAGGCGGTGGCGGTGGCCAGCGCCACCACCCCGCCCACCCCGCCCTGCGGCATGTGCCTGCAGACCCTGGCCGAGTTCGCCGGGCCGGACCTGCCGGTGGTGCTCAGCGGCGCCCGCGGCGCCCGCGTCGAGACCACGCTCGGCGCGCTGCTGCCGCAGGCGTTCGGCCGGCGGTTCCTCTAG
- a CDS encoding HAMP domain-containing protein has product MRKVATKIVLTFAVALAAFGLVAAVSIVRLHALGQDLRLLSNGYFPLGRIAAQLEVKDWVAARALEVRDLDPAVRRAYLPIARAQFPALVREKIEEGKRVARDAARLGGEEDARVLGEVEARLDQLGARWSDYDAAARGLLDLVEAGGPAGAGLEARAQEVRQLEKGLSLEVKLLQAQLESRIADRVHAAERAESRTVALIVIYALIALLVGVGSALFARRLLAPIERLTEGVKAVAAGDLSRQVVVQSQDEIGLLAGEFNAMAASLASQQRELRRAERLAAVGRISAQITHEVRNPLNAIGLNAELLAEELEARPELPPEPRALCAAISREVDRLNAVTEEYLRFAKPPRQAPGRQDLAELCGSLLDFLAPELSAARVEVRRELAAGLPPVRGDEGQLRAVLLNLVRNAREAMAGGGTLTVAARRAEGAVEVDVRDTGGGIPEDDLTRIFDPFYSTKERGTGLGLAFVQQVVQEHGGQVRCQSEVGRGTCFTLRLPALAEERLGEPTPAELVTT; this is encoded by the coding sequence ATGCGCAAAGTCGCCACCAAGATCGTCCTGACCTTCGCCGTCGCCCTGGCCGCCTTCGGCCTGGTGGCGGCGGTGTCCATCGTGCGGCTGCACGCCCTGGGGCAGGACCTGCGGCTCCTCTCCAACGGCTACTTCCCGCTGGGCCGCATCGCCGCCCAGCTCGAGGTGAAGGACTGGGTGGCGGCGCGGGCCCTGGAGGTCAGGGACCTCGACCCGGCCGTGCGGCGGGCCTACCTGCCCATCGCCCGGGCCCAGTTCCCGGCCCTGGTGCGCGAGAAGATCGAGGAGGGCAAGCGGGTGGCGCGCGACGCCGCCCGGCTGGGCGGCGAGGAGGACGCCCGGGTGCTGGGCGAGGTGGAGGCCCGCCTGGACCAGCTGGGGGCCCGCTGGTCGGACTACGACGCCGCCGCCCGCGGCCTGCTCGACCTGGTGGAGGCCGGCGGCCCGGCCGGCGCCGGCCTGGAGGCGCGCGCCCAGGAGGTGCGGCAGCTGGAGAAGGGGCTGTCCCTGGAGGTGAAGCTGCTGCAGGCCCAGCTGGAGAGCCGCATCGCCGACCGGGTGCACGCCGCCGAGCGGGCCGAGTCGCGCACCGTGGCGCTGATCGTCATCTACGCCCTCATCGCCCTGCTGGTGGGGGTGGGCTCGGCGCTCTTCGCCCGGCGGCTCCTGGCCCCCATCGAGCGGCTCACCGAGGGGGTCAAGGCGGTGGCCGCCGGCGACCTGTCGCGCCAGGTGGTGGTGCAGAGCCAGGACGAGATCGGCCTGCTGGCCGGCGAGTTCAACGCCATGGCGGCCTCGCTGGCCTCGCAGCAGCGCGAGCTCCGGCGCGCCGAGCGGCTGGCGGCGGTGGGGCGCATCTCGGCCCAGATCACCCACGAGGTGCGCAACCCGCTCAACGCCATCGGCCTCAACGCCGAGCTCCTGGCCGAGGAGCTGGAGGCCCGCCCCGAGCTGCCGCCCGAGCCGCGGGCGCTGTGCGCCGCCATCTCGCGCGAGGTGGATCGGCTCAACGCCGTCACCGAGGAGTACCTGCGCTTCGCCAAGCCGCCCCGCCAGGCGCCCGGGCGGCAGGACCTGGCCGAGCTGTGCGGCTCGCTGCTCGACTTCCTGGCGCCCGAGCTGTCGGCGGCCCGGGTGGAGGTGCGCCGCGAGCTGGCCGCCGGCCTGCCGCCGGTGCGCGGCGACGAGGGGCAGCTCAGGGCGGTGCTGCTCAACCTGGTGCGCAACGCCCGCGAGGCCATGGCGGGCGGCGGCACCCTCACGGTGGCGGCCCGCCGGGCCGAGGGCGCCGTGGAGGTGGACGTGCGCGACACCGGCGGCGGCATCCCGGAGGACGACCTGACGCGCATCTTCGACCCGTTCTACTCGACCAAGGAGCGCGGCACCGGCCTGGGGCTGGCCTTCGTGCAGCAGGTGGTGCAGGAGCACGGCGGCCAGGTGCGCTGCCAGAGCGAGGTGGGGCGCGGCACCTGCTTCACCCTGCGGCTGCCGGCGCTGGCCGAGGAGCGGCTGGGCGAGCCCACCCCCGCCGAGCTGGTGACCACGTGA
- a CDS encoding hemerythrin family protein: MALQWNSTLSVGVAEIDAQHQELFRRVDRLLDSMLRNDRSEAVRLLAFLGEYVVVHFGDEERLMDEVDYPERARHAGEHQQFRAGLRELALALAERGPTASLVLQLERETIGWLKDHVYFTDLALGRFVLAHRASAPARSA; encoded by the coding sequence GTGGCGCTCCAGTGGAACAGCACGCTGTCGGTGGGCGTGGCCGAGATCGACGCGCAGCACCAGGAGCTCTTCCGCCGCGTCGACCGGCTGCTGGACTCCATGCTGCGCAACGACCGGTCGGAGGCGGTGCGCCTGCTCGCCTTCCTCGGCGAGTACGTGGTGGTCCACTTCGGCGACGAGGAGCGGCTCATGGACGAGGTCGACTACCCCGAGCGGGCCCGCCACGCCGGCGAGCACCAGCAGTTCCGCGCCGGCCTGCGCGAGCTGGCCCTGGCGCTGGCCGAGCGTGGCCCCACCGCCTCGCTGGTGCTGCAGCTGGAGCGCGAGACCATCGGCTGGCTGAAGGACCACGTCTACTTCACCGACCTGGCGCTGGGCCGCTTCGTGCTGGCCCACCGCGCCTCGGCCCCGGCCCGCTCGGCGTGA